In Mesorhizobium sp. 113-3-3, a genomic segment contains:
- the lipA gene encoding lipoyl synthase encodes MVTVLDTIANAPRLRHPEKAHKPDQEVLRKPDWIRVKAPVSKGYAETREIVKSHKLVTVCEEAGCPNIGECWEKKHATFMIMGEICTRACAFCNVATGIPTALDADEPARIAHTVKQMGLSHVVITSVDRDDLADGGAQHFAEVIRAIRAATPLTTIEILTPDFLRKDGALEIVVAAKPDVFNHNLETVPSNYLTVRPGARYFHSIRLLQRVKELDPSIFTKSGIMVGLGEERNEILQLMDDLRSANVDFMTIGQYLQPSKKHHPVIRFVTPEEFKSFETIGRTKGFLLVASSPLTRSSHHAGDDFARLRAAREAQLQKSV; translated from the coding sequence ATGGTCACTGTCCTCGACACGATCGCCAACGCGCCGCGGCTGCGGCACCCCGAGAAGGCACACAAGCCCGACCAGGAGGTCTTGCGCAAGCCGGACTGGATCCGCGTCAAGGCGCCGGTCTCGAAGGGCTATGCCGAGACACGCGAGATCGTGAAATCGCACAAGCTGGTGACCGTCTGCGAAGAGGCTGGTTGCCCCAACATCGGCGAGTGCTGGGAAAAGAAGCACGCCACCTTCATGATCATGGGCGAGATCTGCACGCGCGCCTGCGCCTTCTGCAACGTCGCCACCGGCATTCCGACCGCGCTGGATGCCGATGAGCCGGCGCGTATCGCGCACACCGTCAAGCAGATGGGGCTCAGCCATGTCGTCATCACCTCCGTCGACCGCGACGATCTTGCCGATGGCGGTGCGCAGCATTTTGCCGAGGTCATCCGGGCAATACGCGCGGCGACGCCTTTGACGACGATCGAAATCCTGACGCCCGATTTCCTGCGCAAGGACGGCGCACTCGAGATCGTCGTGGCGGCCAAGCCCGACGTCTTCAACCACAATCTCGAAACCGTGCCGTCGAACTATCTGACGGTGCGGCCGGGCGCCCGCTATTTCCACTCGATCCGGCTGTTGCAGCGGGTCAAGGAACTCGACCCGTCGATCTTCACCAAGTCCGGCATCATGGTCGGCCTGGGCGAGGAGCGGAATGAGATCCTGCAGCTGATGGACGATCTGCGTTCGGCCAATGTCGACTTCATGACCATCGGCCAGTATCTGCAGCCGTCGAAGAAGCACCATCCGGTGATCCGCTTCGTCACGCCCGAAGAGTTCAAGTCCTTCGAGACGATCGGCCGGACCAAGGGTTTCCTGCTGGTGGCATCGAGCCCGCTGACGCGCTCATCGCACCATGCCGGCGACGATTTCGCCCGGCTGCGCGCGGCGCGGGAAGCGCAGCTCCAGAAATCGGTCTGA
- the lpdA gene encoding dihydrolipoyl dehydrogenase has translation MAENYDVIIIGSGPGGYVTAVRSAQLGFKTAIVEREHLGGICLNWGCIPTKALLRSAEIMHYSDHLKDYGLKLDGKVSVDTSAVVDRSRKVSLRLNGGVAFLMKKNKVDVIWGEAKLSKPGEVVVSKTAKKPMEPQPPVPKGVKGEGTYTAKHIILATGARPRALPGIEPDGRLIWTYFEAMVPKEMPKSLLVMGSGAIGIEFASFYRTMGADVTVVELLPAVMPVEDAEVSKFAQKQFEKQGMKIILEAKVTKVEKGANSVTAHVEMKDGKVEKITADRMISAVGVQGNIEGLGLEALGVKTDRGCVVVDGYGKTNVPGVYAIGDVAGPPMLAHKAEHEGVVCVEKIANFPGVHAIDKLKIPGCTYCNPQVASVGLTEAKAKAEGKDIRVGRFQFAANGKAIALGEDQGFIKTIFDKKTGQLLGAHMVGAEVTELIQGFVVAMNLETTEEELMHTIFPHPTLSEMMKESVLDAYGRALNA, from the coding sequence GTGGCTGAGAACTACGACGTCATCATCATCGGCTCCGGCCCCGGCGGCTATGTCACGGCGGTGCGTTCCGCCCAGCTCGGCTTCAAGACGGCGATCGTTGAGCGCGAGCATCTCGGCGGCATCTGCCTCAACTGGGGCTGCATCCCGACCAAGGCGCTGCTGCGCTCGGCCGAGATCATGCACTATTCCGATCATTTGAAGGACTATGGCCTGAAGCTCGACGGCAAGGTCAGCGTCGACACATCGGCCGTCGTCGACCGCTCGCGCAAAGTTTCGCTGCGGCTCAATGGCGGCGTGGCCTTCCTGATGAAGAAGAACAAGGTCGACGTCATCTGGGGCGAAGCCAAGCTGTCGAAGCCGGGTGAGGTCGTCGTCTCCAAGACGGCCAAGAAGCCGATGGAACCGCAGCCGCCGGTGCCGAAGGGCGTCAAGGGCGAGGGCACCTACACCGCCAAGCACATCATCCTGGCGACCGGCGCCCGGCCGCGCGCGCTGCCCGGTATCGAGCCGGACGGCAGACTGATCTGGACCTATTTCGAGGCCATGGTGCCGAAGGAGATGCCGAAGTCGCTGCTGGTGATGGGCTCGGGCGCCATCGGCATCGAATTCGCCTCGTTCTACCGCACCATGGGCGCCGACGTGACGGTCGTCGAGCTGCTGCCGGCGGTGATGCCGGTCGAAGATGCCGAAGTCTCGAAATTCGCGCAAAAGCAGTTCGAGAAGCAAGGCATGAAGATCATCCTCGAAGCCAAGGTGACCAAGGTCGAAAAGGGCGCCAACTCGGTCACCGCGCATGTCGAGATGAAGGACGGCAAGGTCGAGAAGATCACCGCAGACCGCATGATCTCGGCCGTCGGTGTCCAGGGTAACATCGAGGGCCTCGGGCTTGAAGCGCTTGGCGTGAAGACCGATCGTGGCTGCGTCGTCGTCGACGGCTACGGCAAGACCAATGTGCCCGGCGTCTACGCCATCGGCGACGTCGCCGGCCCGCCCATGCTTGCCCACAAGGCCGAGCATGAGGGCGTCGTGTGCGTCGAGAAAATCGCGAATTTCCCCGGCGTGCACGCCATCGACAAGCTCAAGATACCCGGCTGCACCTACTGCAATCCGCAGGTCGCTTCCGTCGGCTTGACGGAAGCCAAGGCCAAGGCCGAAGGCAAGGATATCCGTGTCGGCCGCTTCCAGTTCGCCGCCAACGGCAAGGCGATCGCGCTTGGCGAGGACCAGGGCTTCATCAAGACCATTTTCGACAAGAAGACCGGTCAGCTGCTCGGCGCCCACATGGTTGGCGCCGAGGTGACCGAACTGATCCAGGGCTTTGTCGTGGCGATGAACCTCGAGACGACCGAGGAAGAGCTGATGCACACCATCTTCCCGCATCCGACGCTGTCGGAGATGATGAAAGAGAGCGTGCTCGACGCCTATGGCCGCGCCTTGAACGCATGA
- a CDS encoding pyruvate dehydrogenase complex dihydrolipoamide acetyltransferase — translation MPINITMPALSPTMEEGNLSKWLVKEGDKVSPGDVIAEIETDKATMEVEAVDEGTVAKLIVPAGTEGVKVNALIAVLAAEGEDAGAAAKSGGGAAPAKAEAPPAEAPKAEAPKPAAAAAPAQAKAEPAPAANGHAAGERTFASPLARRIAKDAGVDVSAVTGTGPHGRVVKADVEAAIAGGGAKAAPAAKAPAAAPAAASAPAVKPMSDDQVLKLFEQGSYELVPHDNMRKTIARRLVEAKSTIPHFYLTLDCELDALLALRTQINAAAPMKKTDKGEAPAYKLSVNDMVIKAMALALKAVPDANASWTESAMVKHKHADVGVAVSIPGGLITPIIRHADEKTLSTISNEMKDLASRARSRKLKPEEYQGGTTAVSNLGMFGIKDFAAVINPPHATILAVGAGEERAVVKNGEIKIATVMSVTLSTDHRAVDGALGAELLVAFKRLIENPMGMLV, via the coding sequence ATGCCAATCAACATCACCATGCCGGCGCTCTCGCCCACGATGGAAGAGGGCAATCTGTCAAAGTGGCTGGTCAAGGAAGGCGATAAGGTTTCGCCGGGCGACGTCATCGCCGAGATCGAAACCGACAAGGCGACGATGGAGGTCGAAGCCGTCGACGAGGGCACCGTCGCCAAGCTCATCGTTCCCGCCGGCACCGAAGGCGTCAAGGTCAACGCGCTGATCGCCGTGCTCGCCGCCGAGGGCGAGGATGCGGGCGCTGCCGCCAAAAGCGGTGGCGGTGCCGCACCGGCGAAAGCCGAAGCTCCGCCAGCCGAGGCGCCAAAGGCAGAGGCGCCGAAACCGGCAGCCGCAGCGGCACCTGCACAGGCAAAGGCAGAGCCGGCTCCGGCCGCCAATGGCCACGCGGCTGGCGAGCGCACTTTCGCTTCACCGCTCGCGCGCCGCATCGCCAAGGACGCGGGCGTCGATGTCTCGGCCGTGACCGGCACCGGCCCGCATGGCCGCGTGGTCAAGGCCGACGTCGAGGCCGCGATTGCAGGTGGTGGTGCCAAGGCGGCACCCGCCGCCAAGGCTCCGGCTGCCGCACCGGCTGCTGCTTCCGCCCCGGCGGTGAAGCCGATGTCGGACGATCAGGTGCTGAAGCTGTTCGAGCAGGGCTCCTACGAGCTCGTGCCGCACGACAATATGCGCAAGACCATTGCGCGCCGCCTGGTCGAGGCAAAATCCACCATTCCGCATTTTTATCTCACGCTCGACTGCGAGCTCGACGCGCTCCTGGCATTGCGCACGCAGATCAATGCCGCGGCACCCATGAAGAAGACCGACAAGGGCGAGGCGCCAGCCTACAAGCTGTCGGTCAACGACATGGTCATCAAGGCGATGGCTTTGGCATTGAAGGCGGTGCCGGATGCCAATGCCTCATGGACAGAAAGTGCCATGGTCAAGCACAAGCACGCCGATGTCGGTGTTGCCGTCTCGATCCCCGGTGGCCTGATCACGCCGATCATTCGGCATGCGGACGAAAAGACGCTGTCGACCATCTCCAACGAGATGAAGGATCTGGCCAGCCGCGCCCGCAGCCGCAAGCTGAAGCCGGAAGAATATCAGGGCGGCACGACAGCCGTCTCCAACCTCGGCATGTTCGGCATCAAGGATTTTGCCGCCGTCATCAACCCGCCGCATGCGACGATCCTGGCGGTCGGTGCCGGCGAGGAGCGGGCGGTGGTCAAGAATGGCGAGATCAAGATCGCCACCGTCATGTCGGTGACGCTGTCGACCGACCATCGCGCCGTCGACGGAGCACTCGGCGCCGAACTGCTGGTCGCCTTCAAGCGGCTCATCGAAAACCCGATGGGCATGCTGGTCTAG
- a CDS encoding SGNH/GDSL hydrolase family protein yields the protein MKTVLCYGDSLTWGYDAEGGRHALQDRWPSVLQAGLGGGVQVIADGLNGRTTAFDDHLAGADRNGARLLPTVLTTHAPIDLIVIMLGANDMKPWIHGNPVAAKQGIQRLIDIVRGHDYPFDWPAPQILIVSPPIVSRTENADFREMFAGGDEASKHLAPQYAALADEVGCGFFDAGTVAQTTPLDGVHLDAENTRNIGKALAPVVRVMLEL from the coding sequence ATGAAGACAGTGCTTTGCTACGGCGACTCGTTGACCTGGGGCTATGATGCCGAGGGCGGCCGCCACGCGCTGCAGGACCGCTGGCCAAGCGTGCTGCAGGCCGGGCTTGGCGGTGGCGTCCAGGTCATCGCCGATGGCCTCAATGGCCGCACCACGGCCTTCGACGATCATCTGGCCGGAGCGGACCGCAACGGTGCGCGGCTGTTGCCGACGGTGCTGACGACCCATGCGCCGATCGACCTGATCGTCATCATGCTCGGCGCCAACGACATGAAGCCGTGGATCCACGGCAATCCGGTCGCCGCCAAGCAAGGCATCCAGCGGTTGATCGACATCGTGCGTGGCCATGACTATCCGTTCGACTGGCCGGCGCCACAGATACTCATTGTGTCGCCGCCCATTGTAAGCCGCACCGAAAATGCCGATTTCAGGGAAATGTTTGCCGGCGGTGACGAGGCATCGAAGCATCTCGCCCCGCAATATGCCGCGCTCGCCGACGAGGTCGGCTGCGGCTTCTTCGATGCCGGCACGGTGGCGCAAACCACACCGCTCGACGGCGTCCATCTCGATGCGGAAAACACGCGAAACATCGGCAAGGCGCTGGCACCAGTCGTGCGCGTCATGCTGGAATTGTGA
- a CDS encoding GlsB/YeaQ/YmgE family stress response membrane protein — MHLNGVGWIAAIIIGGLAGWFAEMFMKSNTGIFMNIIMGIVGAVVLNAILQALNFGPFGVGWIAYLITGFIGACLLIWVGRLVRR; from the coding sequence ATGCACTTGAACGGCGTGGGCTGGATCGCAGCCATCATCATCGGCGGCCTGGCAGGCTGGTTCGCCGAAATGTTCATGAAGAGCAACACCGGCATTTTCATGAATATTATCATGGGTATAGTTGGCGCAGTCGTGTTGAACGCCATCCTGCAAGCGCTCAATTTCGGCCCATTCGGCGTCGGCTGGATCGCCTATCTGATCACCGGCTTCATCGGTGCATGCCTGCTGATCTGGGTCGGTCGCCTGGTGCGCCGCTAA